The following proteins are co-located in the Gorilla gorilla gorilla isolate KB3781 chromosome 18, NHGRI_mGorGor1-v2.1_pri, whole genome shotgun sequence genome:
- the LDHD gene encoding probable D-lactate dehydrogenase, mitochondrial, with protein MARLLRSATWELFPWRGYCSQKAKGELCRDFVEALKAVVGGSHVSTAAVVREQHGRDESVHRCEPPDAVVWPQNVEQVSRLAALCYRQGVPMIPFGTGTGLEGGVCAVQGGVCVNLTHMDRILELNQEDFSVVVEPGVTRKALNAHLRDSGLWFPVDPGADASLCGMAATGASGTNAVRYGTMRDNVLNLEVVLPDGRLLHTAGRGRHFRKSAAGYNLTGLFVGSEGTLGLITATTLRLHPAPEATVAATCAFPSVQAAVDSTVHILQAAVPVARIEFLDEVMMDACNRYSKLNCLVAPTLFLEFHGSQQALEEQLQRTEEIVQQNAASDFSWAKEAEERSRLWTARHNAWYAALATRPGCKGYSTDVCVPISRLPEIVVQTKEDLNASGLTGSIVGHVGDGNFHCILLVNPDDAEELGRVKAFAEQLGRRALALHGTCTGEHGIGMGKRQLLREEVGAVGVETMRQLKAVLDPQGLMNPGKVL; from the exons ATGGCCCGACTGCTCAGGTCTGCAACCTGGGAGCTGTTCCCCTGGAGGGGCTACTGCTCCCAGAAGGCAAAG GGAGAGCTCTGCAGGGACTTCGTAGAGGCTCTGAAGGCCGTGGTGGGCGGCTCCCACGTGTCCACTGCCGCGGTGGTCCGAGAGCAGCACGGGCGCGATGAGTCGGTGCACAG GTGCGAACCTCCTGATGCTGTGGTGTGGCCCCAGAACGTGGAGCAGGTCAGCCGGCTGGCAGCCCTGTGCTACCGCCAAGGTGTGCCCATGATCCCATTCGGCACCGGCACCGGGCTTGAGGGTGGCGTCTGTGCTGTGCAG GGCGGCGTCTGCGTTAACCTGACGCATATGGACCGAATCCTGGAGCTGAACCAGGAGGACTTCTCTGTGGTGGTGGAGCCAGGCGTCACCCGCAAAGCCCTCAACGCCCACCTGCGGGACAGCGGCCTCTGGTTTCCCGTGG ACCCAGGCGCGGACGCCTCTCTCTGTGGCATGGCGGCCACCGGGGCGTCGGGGACCAACGCGGTCCGCTACGGCACCATGCGGGACAACGTGCTCAACCTGGAGGTGGTGCTGCCCGACGGGCGGCTGCTGCACACGGCGGGCCGAGGCCGGCATTTCCG GAAGAGTGCAGCCGGCTACAACCTCACGGGGCTCTTCGTGGGCTCCGAGGGGACGCTGGGCCTCATCACAGCCACCACCCTGCGCCTGCACCCTGCCCCTGAGGCCACAGTGGCTGCCACGTGTGCGTTCCCCAGTGTCCAGGCTGCTGTGGACAGCACTGTACACAtcctccaggctgcagtgcccGTAGCCCGCATTG AGTTCCTGGATGAAGTCATGATGGATGCCTGCAACAGGTACAGCAAGCTGAATTGCTTAGTGGCGCCCACACTCTTCCTGGAGTTCCATGGCTCCCAGCAGGCACTGGAGGAGCAGCTGCAGCGCACAG AGGAGATAGTCCAGCAGAACGCAGCCTCTGACTTCTCCTGGGCCAAGGAGGCCGAGGAGCGCAGCCGGCTTTGGACAGCACGGCACAATGCCTGGTACGCAGCCCTGGCCACGCGGCCAGGCTGCAAG GGCTACTCCACGGATGTGTGTGTGCCCATCTCCCGGCTGCCGGAGATCGTGGTGCAGACCAAGGAGGATCTGAATGCCTCAGGACTCACAG GAAGCATTGTCGGGCATGTGGGTGACGGCAACTTCCACTGCATCCTGCTGGTCAACCCTGATGACGCCGAGGAACTGGGCAGGGTCAAGGCTTTTGCAGAACAGCTGGGCAG GCGGGCACTGGCCCTCCACGGAACGTGCACGGGGGAGCATGGCATCGGAATGGGCAAGCGGCAGCTGCTGCGGGAGGAGGTGGGCGCCGTGGGCGTGGAGACCATGCGGCAGCTCAAGGCCGTGCTGGACCCCCAAGGCCTCATGAACCCAGGCAAAGTGCTGTGA